TGGTTATATTCCATTTTGAACTGGAAGCATTATGCATTTTAGCATATCGCTTGAGTACTTCAACACTATCTAAAGTTGGGGTAACCGAAATAGATAGTAATTGCACCATGTCATTATCGTAAAAAATTGTCTGCAACGCCTCCATATTTTTCGTCATCAAGGGACAAATACTCGGACAACGGGTGAAAAAGAAATCAACTACATAAATTTTACCGTCATAGTCTGCATGGGTAATGGTATCCGCATTTTGATTTATCAAACGAAAGTCTTTTACATAATATCCTTTGTTCACATCCTGATAGTCAAGATCTACAAGCATTGGATTAAGATCCGCAGGGTTGTAGATCTTAGGTTCATTAGCAGTATTTGAACCCCGAAAATAGAGTAGATATATGGCCAGCCCCGCTATGCAAATGACAGTAGGGAGGAGGATTTTATTTAATTTCATAACTCAATATTACAATACCGAATTACTTATTTCGATATCTGCATCCTTCCATACGGCATTAAATTCTTCCTGAACCTGAATGGCTTCTTGCAACTTTCCCTGCCCTTTCAGACTTTTATAAAGCCCCATCAAAGACCAACCATTTTGACGAAGAACTTTGAGATCTTCTCGGTAAATTTTCTCAGCTTCTTCATATTCTTCGGCTTCAAGTAATATGGCGCCGAGGTTTTGTCTGGTCGGTATATGCCATGCGGCAGGTTCCGTATAGGTCAGATTATCTTCTGCTGCCACCGCCTTCTTCAAATGGACTATTGCGGTGGGATAATCCTTTTTCAAGGAGGCTAATTCACCGGCAATTACTTCATACGCTATATCAGCGATGGATGCTGAGCTGTTATGAGCTGTAGCAATTAGATCCTTAAGTGAATCGTCTTCACGTAATTTCGAAAGAGCCTCGAGCTCTTCTTCTGCCTCTTTTGCATTTCCTTTTCTGATAAAAGCTATACCTCTGGCATAATGACGAATCAGGTTTAAATGCTTGATCTCGGGATTTGGACTTGGAATAGTTAAAATGTCATTCCATTTGCCAAATCTGGTATATGCCAGATATGGTGTAGCTGCAAAGTCCTGAAGAAAGGGCATGTTTATTAACTCGCCTTCAGGTACTTTTTCTGCCGTCTTTTTAGCGGCATCAATGGCAATATCACTTGCACCCAGAAGGCTGGCAGCCGACCACAAAAAATGGATGTTATGCGGATAATAGCCAAGTGGATACATCCCTTGTGAATAGCATTGTGAAATATAGTCCTCGTCTGCCAGTATAGCTGCCTGATTTGCGGTAACGGCGTCTTTATATCTTCCTACTCGTATATAAATGTGCGAAGGCATATGAACAATATGTCCTGCCGCTGGCATCAGGGATCCCAGTTTGTCTGCACTTGGAACGGCCATGTCCGGGAACGGAAGTTCTACCATATGTATATAGTAGTGATGTGCCCCGGGATGATCAGGATCTATCTCCATAGCAATCTCCAATGCTGCCTTGGCTTCGGTAATATTGGCTGAAGGGTTACCATTCTTATCCCAGTAATTCCAGGGAACGGTATTCATAACTGAGGCAGCATAAAGAACTTGTACATTAGAATCCTCGGGATATTTCTTTACGATTTTTTCCATAGCCTCCATATAGGCTTTATTAAGTTCTTGAGTATTTTCAGTTAAATCAGTACTGTACCTATGTGTTAGCGCTTCAATTAATGCCTGTTCCTTCTGCGTCGCTGTCCTCATCCCTTTAACGGCTTTTGCAATCGCTTCATTATATTTCATTTTTCGTTCATCCAAAGGTTCTGGATCGTTAATATTTGGTCCCAAGGCATAGGCCTGACCCCAATAGGTCATTGGAGATTTTGGATCTAGCCTTGAAGCTTCCATAAATGATCGATGTGCCTCTGCATGATTAAAGGCATAGGTTAGTCGCAATCCCTGATTAAAGAATTCCTGTGCTCTGGGATTGGAAGTGGTAATTGGAAAATT
This DNA window, taken from Muriicola soli, encodes the following:
- a CDS encoding SCO family protein: MKLNKILLPTVICIAGLAIYLLYFRGSNTANEPKIYNPADLNPMLVDLDYQDVNKGYYVKDFRLINQNADTITHADYDGKIYVVDFFFTRCPSICPLMTKNMEALQTIFYDNDMVQLLSISVTPTLDSVEVLKRYAKMHNASSSKWNITTGDKRHIYDLARKSYFAVLDEGDGGLQDFIHTPNFILVDTQRQIRGIYNGTRSDEILRLKDDIELLLN